A genomic stretch from Sulfobacillus thermosulfidooxidans includes:
- a CDS encoding glycosyltransferase family 2 protein, with protein MPYSKISVIIPTVHTHTIKRALTSIATQNPSYLSAVEVFVIRDGQAPFSRQELGAYPFKLHLLGLLPGQGAAGARNVGLHFASGQYIAFLDDDDEWLPNHLALTIPLVESTQGIVFTDAELYHVQEGWHEPFRFQYQPSMLTKTSPVIPSTLVTTRTIFEDVGYFDTQIPAYSDWDWILRASRRGVPITRLPEITANYYFSTDSTSSRPCKMAPELRKLRSKHHLGPVPVANFAKMMTDPWFAKWRIPGP; from the coding sequence ATGCCGTACTCGAAGATATCCGTTATTATTCCGACCGTGCACACTCACACCATTAAACGAGCTCTAACCTCGATTGCTACCCAGAATCCTTCGTACCTGTCCGCCGTCGAAGTTTTTGTGATTCGCGATGGACAAGCTCCTTTTTCCCGCCAAGAACTCGGCGCGTATCCCTTTAAACTGCACTTGCTGGGTCTTTTACCGGGACAAGGCGCGGCCGGGGCGCGTAATGTCGGCCTACATTTTGCCTCTGGGCAATATATCGCCTTTTTGGACGACGATGATGAGTGGCTACCCAATCATCTCGCCCTGACGATTCCTTTAGTAGAATCCACTCAAGGCATTGTCTTTACCGACGCGGAATTATACCATGTTCAAGAAGGCTGGCATGAGCCGTTTCGGTTTCAATATCAACCCTCCATGTTAACCAAGACTAGCCCGGTGATTCCCTCTACGCTCGTCACGACCCGGACTATATTTGAAGATGTCGGATATTTTGATACGCAAATTCCAGCCTACAGTGATTGGGACTGGATTTTGCGGGCCAGCCGACGCGGCGTGCCGATTACTCGGTTACCAGAAATCACCGCGAACTACTATTTCTCCACGGACTCGACATCCTCGCGTCCATGCAAAATGGCTCCCGAATTGCGAAAATTGCGCAGCAAGCATCATTTAGGTCCGGTACCTGTCGCCAACTTTGCCAAAATGATGACCGATCCCTGGTTTGCGAAATGGCGCATCCCCGGTCCCTAA
- a CDS encoding DnaJ domain-containing protein, translating to MTEKNPWTILGIGPTTDEQKIRQAYLTQVRQHHPDLYAKNSLARHDHEEHMKWINWAYSEVMKNRFVVEINKEDAPDPREPSHQEPPPLSCRMHHRPVVRYCTKCQSPLCPSCIGFSLSLCSTHFRQWVNAKFRRRVYREWGLLFILIAISKLLSWSFPTLLWSLLGYLAILGIIELRRLRYFGCMAWLFIPYSLVLAGLYSLYEGLSRWNKELGDFTD from the coding sequence ATGACGGAAAAAAATCCGTGGACAATTTTAGGCATTGGGCCAACGACCGATGAACAAAAAATCCGCCAGGCTTATCTAACCCAAGTCAGACAACATCATCCCGATTTATATGCCAAGAATTCCCTCGCCCGTCATGACCACGAAGAACACATGAAGTGGATTAATTGGGCCTATAGCGAAGTCATGAAAAATCGCTTTGTTGTTGAGATTAACAAAGAAGATGCCCCGGATCCTCGTGAACCCTCTCATCAGGAACCACCACCCCTGTCGTGCCGGATGCATCACCGTCCGGTTGTGAGGTATTGCACAAAATGTCAATCGCCTTTATGTCCATCTTGTATCGGTTTTTCCCTGTCGTTATGTTCAACCCATTTTCGCCAATGGGTGAATGCCAAATTCCGTCGGCGTGTATATCGCGAATGGGGCCTCCTCTTTATATTGATTGCAATCAGCAAGTTATTATCGTGGTCCTTTCCCACCCTCCTTTGGAGTCTATTAGGGTATTTAGCGATATTAGGGATTATTGAACTCCGTCGTCTCCGCTATTTTGGGTGCATGGCCTGGCTTTTCATTCCCTATAGCCTGGTGTTGGCTGGCCTCTATAGTCTCTATGAAGGTCTTAGTCGTTGGAATAAAGAGCTCGGCGATTTTACCGATTAA
- a CDS encoding DUF2231 domain-containing protein codes for MHFIAGLWNAFLGTWIRIGIHLFPHTIHPMVVHFPIALLYLALAIDILGKFVKTPDRFFDRASFWLTILGFIAGAIAAAMGVISEQFVRWNATTSVLLSAHQRDAVLTGIFALLAIMVRLFSRYPAPTMGRNQAWSFWNTGRGRSNGLSTLFLLLAVIMITWTGSLGGTMVYHYGVGIRHVTYKNPLKP; via the coding sequence ATGCATTTTATAGCTGGATTATGGAACGCATTTCTTGGAACATGGATTCGCATCGGTATTCATCTCTTTCCTCATACCATTCATCCCATGGTTGTCCATTTTCCCATCGCCTTATTGTACTTGGCCTTAGCCATTGACATCTTGGGCAAGTTCGTCAAAACTCCCGACCGTTTTTTTGACCGGGCCAGTTTTTGGTTAACCATTTTGGGCTTTATTGCTGGCGCCATTGCCGCGGCTATGGGGGTCATTTCGGAACAGTTTGTTCGTTGGAATGCGACCACCTCGGTCCTTCTCAGTGCCCATCAACGTGATGCGGTTCTCACCGGAATTTTCGCTCTGTTGGCGATTATGGTGAGATTGTTCTCACGCTATCCCGCGCCCACCATGGGCCGCAATCAAGCATGGTCTTTTTGGAATACCGGACGCGGTCGCTCAAATGGTTTATCCACCCTATTTCTTTTGTTAGCTGTCATTATGATTACCTGGACAGGCTCCCTGGGGGGAACTATGGTTTACCACTATGGGGTCGGAATCCGTCATGTGACCTACAAAAACCCTTTGAAACCTTAA
- a CDS encoding penicillin acylase family protein — translation MRKTHLNEKDLSSLYPFSLKGFRRASHLFRWLGMVKPVQKLPQEIFTDHLEGPVEVVRDDVGVPHIQASSMKDALFVQGFIHGRERAFQMDLSRRLPLGQLAELLGPKALEYDRFMRKLNVKHWAKESSSTWSDNTKEYVQAYVDGVNYAFTSQPLPPEYRFLKMDLRKWTIEDTNAIIYQLAWSLNTIWHSKWVYDQLQNERDADVREWLFGMLNMVTPTIVPDSGTYDAWGTIGVGSNNWVVDGAHSETGSPLLANDPHLMPQLPSIWYEMFIEGGALHVFGASLPGAPGIIIGQNQHIAWGMTNIDPDVQDLYRIHLDPDYHHYHVDETVHEIVKRQEVIHIRGQIDEIVECLDTIWGPVIYSESKTEHIAMAWTGFQPLPMVQAVLRINRAHDWETFNTALAEWWVPAQNFVYADRAGHIGYIAAGRVPTRENAPWRGVVDGNTFKYRWSGWIEWTEMPRIFDPARGYIVSANNPVVGDKAPVSLFGRYSLGARAKRIQELIEQVPKHSKETFKAIQLDIYSEPLDQLAKKLLDTDNLPEQWRHILEDFDGMTSVESPAPTLLYIFAVACVPPAIRERLDTAFFPGNTPGVPGSHPFPETLWNLMGERLIPAVLSHWQDIDIPQAIKETTEQLHRHFGATPQHWAWGRAHKARLFHPFADVKILAPLFARQLLPMPGDLYSPLQSAFALDPHLPWPRTVAFMPSYREILDVASPVESIGIHLTGQSGHPLSSHYDNLIVPYLLGQYFPIGPGMLTHLWFMMEPYLSQVKDKVPTS, via the coding sequence ATGCGTAAGACTCATCTAAATGAAAAAGATTTGTCATCGCTCTATCCATTTTCCCTTAAGGGATTTAGGCGGGCTAGCCATTTATTTCGGTGGCTAGGCATGGTCAAGCCTGTTCAGAAATTACCCCAAGAGATTTTTACCGACCATTTAGAGGGGCCAGTTGAGGTCGTTCGCGATGACGTTGGGGTTCCGCATATCCAAGCAAGCAGTATGAAAGATGCGTTGTTTGTGCAAGGATTTATTCACGGCCGTGAGCGAGCATTTCAAATGGATTTGTCCAGGCGCTTGCCTTTAGGGCAATTAGCCGAATTGCTCGGCCCAAAAGCATTAGAGTATGACCGGTTTATGCGCAAACTGAATGTCAAGCATTGGGCTAAAGAAAGCAGTTCAACGTGGTCGGATAATACCAAAGAATATGTGCAAGCTTATGTGGATGGCGTCAATTATGCATTTACCTCACAGCCCTTACCTCCTGAATACCGATTTTTGAAGATGGACTTGAGAAAATGGACCATAGAGGATACCAATGCCATTATTTATCAATTAGCATGGTCGCTCAACACCATTTGGCATAGCAAGTGGGTCTACGATCAATTGCAAAATGAGCGAGACGCGGACGTGCGGGAATGGTTGTTTGGCATGCTCAATATGGTGACTCCCACCATCGTTCCTGATTCTGGAACCTATGATGCCTGGGGGACTATTGGGGTGGGATCCAATAACTGGGTTGTTGACGGGGCGCACTCAGAAACAGGCAGTCCTTTATTAGCCAATGATCCTCATCTTATGCCCCAATTACCCTCAATTTGGTATGAAATGTTTATTGAAGGCGGTGCCTTACATGTCTTTGGAGCCTCGTTGCCGGGAGCTCCGGGCATTATTATTGGACAAAACCAGCATATTGCTTGGGGCATGACGAATATTGATCCTGATGTGCAAGATCTGTACCGGATTCATTTGGATCCGGACTACCACCATTATCATGTTGACGAGACCGTACATGAAATTGTCAAACGTCAAGAAGTCATCCATATCCGGGGACAAATCGACGAGATCGTGGAATGCCTTGATACGATTTGGGGGCCGGTCATTTATTCGGAGTCAAAGACAGAACATATCGCCATGGCCTGGACTGGATTTCAACCCTTACCCATGGTGCAGGCAGTCTTGCGCATTAATCGGGCTCATGACTGGGAAACCTTTAACACCGCGTTGGCGGAGTGGTGGGTTCCTGCTCAAAATTTTGTCTATGCGGACCGGGCAGGACACATTGGCTATATTGCCGCGGGGCGTGTGCCCACACGCGAAAATGCTCCGTGGCGCGGGGTTGTCGATGGCAACACCTTCAAATACCGCTGGTCGGGCTGGATTGAATGGACCGAAATGCCCCGAATTTTTGATCCTGCTCGCGGATATATTGTTAGTGCGAATAATCCCGTTGTCGGTGATAAAGCTCCTGTGAGCTTATTTGGCCGTTATTCTTTGGGAGCCCGGGCCAAACGCATCCAAGAACTCATTGAACAAGTCCCCAAACATTCGAAAGAAACCTTCAAAGCCATTCAACTGGACATTTATTCGGAACCTTTGGATCAATTGGCCAAAAAGTTGTTGGATACAGATAATCTGCCAGAACAATGGCGCCATATTTTAGAAGACTTTGATGGGATGACGAGTGTTGAGAGTCCCGCACCGACCTTGCTTTATATCTTTGCGGTAGCTTGTGTTCCGCCCGCCATTCGCGAGCGGTTAGATACCGCCTTCTTTCCGGGTAACACGCCGGGTGTTCCGGGGAGTCATCCCTTTCCCGAAACGTTGTGGAATCTCATGGGCGAGCGGTTGATTCCCGCGGTGTTAAGCCATTGGCAGGATATTGACATCCCTCAGGCTATCAAGGAAACTACCGAGCAATTGCACCGGCATTTTGGCGCAACACCCCAGCATTGGGCATGGGGACGAGCTCACAAGGCACGTCTTTTCCATCCTTTTGCGGATGTGAAAATTTTGGCTCCCTTATTTGCCCGCCAGCTACTTCCGATGCCCGGAGATCTTTACAGTCCCTTACAAAGTGCGTTTGCTTTAGATCCGCACTTGCCTTGGCCCAGAACAGTGGCATTTATGCCAAGTTACCGGGAGATTCTCGATGTGGCTTCCCCTGTGGAATCTATTGGGATTCATTTAACGGGACAATCAGGCCATCCCTTGTCCTCTCATTATGATAATTTGATTGTGCCCTATCTTTTAGGGCAGTATTTTCCGATTGGTCCCGGGATGTTGACTCATTTATGGTTTATGATGGAGCCATATTTGTCACAGGTGAAAGATAAGGTTCCCACATCTTAA
- a CDS encoding cryptochrome/photolyase family protein, with protein sequence MIVLFRRDLRLADNPALYNARHGQVIPLYVFDESLTPENPRTASEWWQIQSLLALSSALNDLGVSLILRQGPYAKTIADLASSIGVEYVAWNEGIFPEEKAQDDALKHLLMERGIHYRIYAANYLTPFQEIMTQQKTPYHLFTPFFSQIRSLLTEQGIPPLLPAPSALRGFGVIPSKGLKSWTDATIQAISPHLASNWKPGEVAQQKIWQNFLTQHLEQYHDSRDIYQPKNSSQLSAALHFGEISIRQMLHDLLERYPLFKGDKAVPSGVQHFFRELIWREFSAYLLYHFPFLTEHPADNAFTFFPWRHAAKALKAWQEGETGYPIVDAGMRQLKTMGWIPNRIRMIVASFLVKDLLISWTDGAHWFLNHLVDADLANNSVSWQWIAGTGFDHAPFVRIFNPVTQSHKFDPDGQYIKTWLPVLSKLPLSLVHAPWQAPSDVLASFGVFLGDNYPYRIVRHDQARARALKAYTALKNASSTSP encoded by the coding sequence ATTATTGTCCTGTTTCGGCGGGATTTACGTTTAGCGGATAATCCCGCTTTGTACAACGCGAGACACGGTCAAGTCATCCCGCTATATGTATTTGATGAGTCCTTGACCCCGGAAAATCCCCGGACTGCCAGTGAATGGTGGCAGATACAAAGTCTTTTGGCATTATCTTCAGCCTTGAATGATCTTGGGGTCTCATTAATCTTGCGCCAAGGACCTTATGCCAAGACCATTGCCGATTTGGCCAGCAGTATCGGGGTCGAGTATGTTGCGTGGAATGAAGGAATTTTTCCCGAAGAAAAAGCGCAGGATGATGCCTTAAAGCATCTGTTAATGGAACGGGGTATTCATTACCGCATTTATGCCGCAAATTATTTAACTCCTTTTCAGGAAATCATGACACAACAAAAGACCCCCTATCATCTATTCACTCCATTTTTTAGTCAGATTCGGTCGTTGTTAACGGAACAAGGCATCCCCCCGCTCCTACCTGCTCCCAGCGCGCTGAGAGGATTTGGCGTGATCCCAAGCAAAGGTCTCAAATCATGGACCGATGCGACGATTCAAGCCATATCTCCTCATCTGGCCTCAAATTGGAAACCGGGAGAAGTCGCCCAACAAAAAATATGGCAAAATTTTTTGACGCAGCATTTAGAACAATATCATGACAGCCGAGATATTTACCAACCCAAGAATTCTTCCCAACTCTCGGCAGCACTCCATTTCGGCGAAATCAGCATTCGCCAAATGCTTCATGATCTCCTTGAGCGCTACCCACTCTTTAAGGGGGACAAGGCTGTGCCATCAGGTGTTCAACATTTTTTTCGCGAACTAATCTGGCGCGAATTTTCCGCCTACCTACTCTATCATTTTCCCTTTTTAACAGAGCATCCGGCTGACAATGCCTTTACCTTTTTCCCCTGGCGCCATGCGGCCAAGGCTTTAAAAGCCTGGCAAGAAGGGGAAACGGGGTACCCCATTGTCGATGCAGGCATGCGGCAATTAAAGACCATGGGCTGGATTCCTAACCGCATTCGCATGATTGTCGCAAGCTTTTTGGTTAAAGATCTGTTAATTTCCTGGACTGATGGGGCCCATTGGTTTCTCAATCATTTAGTAGATGCTGACTTGGCGAATAATAGTGTATCGTGGCAATGGATTGCCGGTACAGGCTTTGATCATGCCCCCTTCGTTCGCATTTTCAATCCCGTGACCCAATCTCATAAATTTGATCCGGATGGTCAATACATTAAGACATGGCTTCCGGTGTTATCAAAGTTGCCCTTATCCCTGGTCCATGCCCCCTGGCAAGCGCCATCTGACGTGTTAGCATCCTTTGGGGTTTTCTTAGGTGACAATTATCCCTACCGAATTGTTCGTCATGACCAGGCCCGGGCTCGCGCCCTTAAAGCGTACACGGCGTTGAAAAATGCCTCTTCGACTTCTCCCTAA
- a CDS encoding HPP family protein: MILEKGDHSLFWEPPGHNHHPSPPTLIEGISGFIGGFVVVMLLRYGNHMTNFLWFIPPFAASAMVSFEYWRSPIAQPKNIIGGHVLSSFVGLLAVRILGTAPYSLGLAVGTSIFLMTVLRFSHAPASSDPIIVMVNHASWMFLLTPVFAGAVTVAAFALFYNRYIRRKPYPVYWWDVKKPEGHPSGRKQVIR, encoded by the coding sequence ATGATATTGGAAAAAGGCGATCATTCATTATTTTGGGAACCTCCTGGGCATAATCATCACCCCAGTCCCCCGACTTTAATCGAAGGCATATCGGGATTTATCGGCGGTTTTGTTGTCGTCATGTTATTACGCTATGGCAACCACATGACCAATTTTCTATGGTTTATCCCACCTTTTGCGGCATCGGCCATGGTCTCTTTTGAGTATTGGCGTTCCCCGATTGCGCAGCCTAAAAACATCATTGGTGGACATGTGCTGTCCTCATTTGTTGGACTTCTCGCCGTGCGCATTTTAGGCACCGCACCTTATTCCCTAGGATTAGCCGTCGGTACGTCAATTTTCTTGATGACGGTGCTACGTTTTAGTCATGCCCCAGCGAGTTCTGACCCCATCATTGTCATGGTAAATCATGCGTCATGGATGTTCCTCTTAACCCCCGTATTCGCCGGCGCGGTTACCGTCGCCGCCTTTGCTCTCTTTTATAACCGCTATATTCGCCGTAAGCCCTATCCGGTATATTGGTGGGACGTAAAAAAACCGGAAGGACATCCTTCCGGTCGCAAGCAGGTTATCCGTTAA
- a CDS encoding HAD family hydrolase gives MKPIQAVLFDLDDTLYDRIPAIRTYATTYFFRDFHDLLKPLPKQELADLIVEADGGPIRSGKEAMHALQRVLPWKAPPPAWQQLMKHWFTYFPLCSHWTQEMEDTLRTLKQRGLKLAVVTNGQAAGQNQKIDTLGIRPYLDAISISGEVGVKKPDPEIFHHALSLLAVAPQDAVFVGDNPVMDIYGAIRTGMQAIWLRRYDRPWYGPLSSPPQSIFALSDVLEILP, from the coding sequence GTGAAGCCGATACAAGCGGTTTTGTTTGATCTCGATGACACGCTTTATGACCGGATTCCAGCAATTCGGACTTATGCTACAACCTATTTTTTCAGAGATTTTCATGATCTGTTGAAGCCCTTGCCTAAGCAAGAATTGGCGGATTTAATCGTGGAAGCAGATGGAGGGCCTATTCGTTCTGGAAAAGAGGCCATGCATGCTTTACAACGTGTGTTGCCGTGGAAAGCGCCGCCCCCGGCATGGCAACAGTTGATGAAGCATTGGTTCACCTATTTTCCTTTGTGTAGTCACTGGACCCAGGAGATGGAAGACACACTCCGAACCTTAAAACAGCGGGGGTTAAAATTAGCGGTCGTGACCAATGGCCAGGCTGCTGGCCAAAACCAAAAAATCGATACCTTGGGAATTCGCCCCTATCTCGATGCGATTAGTATTTCAGGGGAGGTCGGTGTCAAGAAACCCGATCCGGAAATTTTCCATCACGCCTTGAGTCTCTTAGCCGTGGCGCCTCAAGACGCCGTATTTGTCGGCGATAATCCGGTGATGGATATCTATGGGGCTATACGTACTGGCATGCAAGCAATTTGGCTGCGGCGTTATGATAGACCTTGGTACGGCCCTCTATCGTCTCCCCCTCAAAGCATCTTTGCATTATCCGATGTCCTCGAGATATTGCCTTGA
- a CDS encoding manganese efflux pump: MLMKWLTIPFALDIFFISLMLAKTQPRRARTIIPVLVVFEISMLWMGLWFGHTISAFIQPWAPFISPISLMGLGIYLWFEDDDEDVASWANRPIGSFLWIVLGLSVSLDEAILGLAIGFVRVHLISWFIFFSLTSLSSALLGFITGSLAQQWSSPHIINRLIPLSLFAVGSLLLIQQI; encoded by the coding sequence ATGCTCATGAAATGGTTGACGATCCCCTTTGCCCTCGACATCTTTTTCATCAGCCTTATGTTAGCCAAGACTCAGCCACGAAGGGCCCGGACCATCATCCCTGTGCTGGTGGTATTTGAAATCAGTATGTTATGGATGGGATTATGGTTCGGCCACACGATATCAGCTTTCATCCAACCATGGGCACCATTCATCAGCCCCATAAGCTTGATGGGACTCGGCATATATTTGTGGTTCGAAGATGACGACGAAGACGTCGCATCATGGGCAAACCGTCCCATAGGCTCTTTTCTCTGGATTGTTTTGGGACTTTCTGTGAGCCTTGATGAGGCCATATTGGGTTTAGCCATTGGTTTTGTCAGGGTCCATCTGATCTCATGGTTTATTTTTTTCAGCCTTACGTCTCTTTCTTCGGCGCTGTTGGGATTTATCACCGGTTCCTTGGCACAGCAATGGTCATCGCCTCACATCATCAATCGGCTGATTCCTCTCTCTCTTTTCGCCGTGGGCAGCCTTCTTCTCATTCAGCAAATCTGA
- a CDS encoding AIR synthase-related protein, whose protein sequence is MEKFPIGKISPSLFRDIIYPALGERNPQIIVGPNTGMDMAVVAVSAEDVLVTSTDPIVIRPQLGWRDACWFAVQVVASDVAVSGLMPMIMTFSLVLPSSLADSDLKDLWRALSDACHKDHIQIANVHVMYSDQATFPVVGAATAIAQGHHTHYVTPANASLGDEVLCTKGAAIQGTAILARLFPTELRTFLSVKEIEAAQSLFVQIGVLQDVRALLRHNLVKEEGVRTMHDATEGGILGAVYEIAVASDLGVEFNADNVFVYPVTKKIFDHYRIDPLSVISEGTLIMTARPSSVPMIQQALGEEGILCQSIGHMTDKAHGYWITQNHERRPFDHPGSDPYWKLMNTLRQKSVSL, encoded by the coding sequence ATGGAGAAGTTTCCCATTGGAAAAATTTCCCCGAGTTTGTTTCGTGACATTATTTATCCGGCTTTAGGAGAACGCAATCCTCAAATTATAGTAGGACCTAATACCGGTATGGATATGGCAGTTGTTGCGGTCAGCGCAGAGGACGTGCTGGTTACCAGTACGGATCCCATTGTGATTCGTCCCCAGTTAGGCTGGCGCGACGCATGCTGGTTTGCCGTTCAGGTGGTTGCGTCAGATGTGGCTGTTTCCGGACTGATGCCTATGATCATGACTTTTTCACTGGTTTTGCCGTCATCTTTGGCCGACTCCGATTTGAAAGATTTATGGCGGGCATTGTCCGATGCCTGCCACAAGGACCATATACAGATCGCCAACGTGCATGTAATGTATTCAGACCAGGCCACATTTCCCGTTGTAGGAGCCGCCACAGCCATCGCTCAGGGGCATCACACCCACTATGTCACGCCGGCTAATGCGTCATTAGGGGATGAAGTATTATGTACCAAAGGTGCTGCCATCCAGGGCACAGCGATATTAGCCCGGCTATTTCCCACAGAACTCCGCACATTTTTAAGCGTAAAGGAAATCGAGGCGGCTCAATCCCTTTTTGTACAGATTGGCGTATTGCAAGATGTCCGTGCCTTGTTACGGCATAATTTGGTGAAAGAAGAGGGCGTGAGGACGATGCATGATGCCACCGAAGGAGGGATTTTGGGGGCAGTCTATGAAATCGCGGTGGCTTCTGATTTGGGTGTGGAATTCAACGCGGATAACGTTTTTGTGTATCCGGTGACCAAAAAAATTTTTGATCATTACCGCATTGATCCATTGAGTGTGATTAGCGAAGGAACATTAATCATGACAGCCCGGCCGTCTTCTGTCCCCATGATTCAACAAGCTCTCGGTGAGGAAGGCATTTTGTGCCAGTCAATCGGCCATATGACGGATAAAGCCCATGGTTACTGGATTACACAAAATCACGAGCGCAGGCCCTTTGATCATCCCGGCTCTGATCCCTATTGGAAACTGATGAACACATTACGTCAAAAATCTGTCTCTTTGTAA
- a CDS encoding sulfocyanin-like copper-binding protein, whose translation MPKAGKWAGVTALGVLALALAGCGTQSINASQWMIVHPATKTVDLKIESTYSSAKQANVFDGFTQGQLIITIPLGYHVNMDFINNGPIPESIGVYHDHHLAFPGAGEPYSQVAISPSAGLLPGQSQSYTFTASKLGTFILGDMLNGDPDNTPTSDLWDILKVVPSGTPSMSTS comes from the coding sequence ATGCCAAAAGCCGGTAAATGGGCTGGGGTGACAGCTTTGGGTGTGTTGGCATTGGCATTAGCAGGTTGCGGCACACAAAGCATCAATGCCTCGCAGTGGATGATTGTCCATCCGGCAACCAAGACGGTCGATTTAAAGATTGAAAGCACCTACTCAAGTGCCAAACAGGCGAATGTGTTTGATGGGTTTACCCAAGGACAGCTGATTATCACGATCCCCTTAGGTTACCACGTCAATATGGACTTTATTAATAATGGCCCGATCCCGGAATCCATTGGGGTTTATCATGATCATCATTTAGCTTTTCCGGGTGCCGGAGAGCCCTATTCTCAAGTAGCCATTTCGCCATCAGCCGGGTTGTTGCCGGGACAAAGCCAGTCCTATACGTTTACGGCCTCGAAGCTCGGAACGTTTATCTTAGGCGATATGCTCAATGGAGATCCCGATAATACGCCGACGAGCGATTTGTGGGATATTCTGAAGGTTGTCCCCTCCGGAACCCCTTCCATGTCGACATCTTAA
- a CDS encoding twin-arginine translocation signal domain-containing protein — MNKLPNEPPVEPEIPEEQQWSRRQFLVGSAALGVAGAVTLFGRQALVDAARGLFGSPVSSGTVHLYAYDYYYIPNYMTWRVGDQMDIIFQNQSHTHWHEWTMGRHVNEAYFQAFGNLPADAWAEDFWDGVPVTLSDPYNIDNFVPNKAIVTYDGPKALFNIQTGGDFSPTLKPGGSIHISFTVPNKPGIWDYGCFVQQYIHYRTGMRGKVMILPA, encoded by the coding sequence GTGAACAAATTACCAAATGAGCCCCCGGTGGAACCCGAGATTCCCGAAGAACAACAATGGAGTCGCCGTCAGTTCCTCGTGGGGAGTGCTGCTTTAGGGGTAGCGGGCGCGGTCACGTTGTTTGGCCGCCAAGCGCTGGTGGATGCCGCCCGCGGTCTGTTTGGATCGCCCGTGAGTTCGGGGACGGTCCATCTTTACGCGTACGACTATTATTACATTCCCAATTACATGACCTGGCGCGTCGGCGACCAGATGGACATTATCTTCCAAAATCAAAGTCATACCCACTGGCATGAATGGACCATGGGCCGCCATGTGAATGAGGCCTATTTCCAAGCCTTTGGCAATTTGCCGGCGGATGCCTGGGCAGAAGACTTCTGGGATGGGGTCCCTGTGACCTTAAGTGATCCCTATAACATCGATAACTTCGTGCCCAATAAAGCGATTGTGACCTATGACGGGCCGAAGGCGCTCTTTAACATCCAAACTGGTGGCGACTTTAGTCCGACGTTGAAACCCGGCGGCAGCATTCATATTTCCTTTACCGTGCCCAACAAACCGGGCATTTGGGATTATGGTTGCTTTGTGCAACAGTACATTCACTACCGCACGGGCATGCGCGGGAAAGTCATGATTTTGCCGGCCTGA
- a CDS encoding cytochrome c oxidase subunit II — MGENVLFTILWVVLSVLAEIGDRVLIHHDPMYYIVSNQGELALQAFNFIMVVLTPIFVFVVLFLLFTMVRFHTKRGEMPPANRRFAVDNKAFVVVWVGGSIIINLLFFLHPTTSAMEQMFALDEPAANTHDLIVDVTARQWEWIFSYPQYGLTQTVNANGQDLLELPVNKPVEFVLRSYDPYHTYDQYADVIHSFWIPAFGIKEDVIPGETRYEYLTPTQITSFRVNPMVRVQCAEVCGPGHPWMEAPLKVVSPAQFAQWIRYEKSLANGAG; from the coding sequence ATGGGAGAGAATGTTCTCTTTACGATCTTGTGGGTCGTCTTGAGTGTGTTGGCAGAGATTGGGGACCGGGTGCTGATTCACCATGACCCGATGTACTATATTGTCTCCAACCAAGGGGAATTGGCACTGCAGGCGTTTAATTTCATCATGGTGGTGTTAACCCCGATTTTTGTGTTTGTCGTCTTGTTCCTGCTTTTTACGATGGTGCGCTTCCACACCAAACGGGGCGAAATGCCACCCGCGAACCGCCGGTTCGCGGTGGACAACAAAGCGTTTGTGGTGGTGTGGGTCGGCGGCAGTATTATTATCAACTTGCTCTTTTTCCTCCATCCGACGACCTCCGCCATGGAGCAAATGTTTGCCTTAGATGAACCCGCGGCCAACACCCACGACTTAATTGTGGATGTCACGGCCCGGCAGTGGGAATGGATCTTCAGTTATCCCCAATATGGGCTAACCCAAACCGTGAATGCCAACGGGCAAGACCTGTTGGAACTGCCGGTGAACAAGCCCGTAGAATTTGTGTTGCGGTCCTACGACCCTTATCACACCTACGACCAATATGCCGATGTGATTCACAGTTTTTGGATTCCGGCCTTTGGGATTAAAGAAGATGTGATTCCCGGGGAAACCCGCTATGAGTACCTGACTCCCACCCAGATTACGTCCTTCCGCGTCAATCCCATGGTGCGGGTGCAATGTGCTGAAGTGTGTGGACCGGGTCATCCGTGGATGGAAGCCCCCTTGAAAGTGGTGTCGCCAGCGCAATTTGCGCAGTGGATTCGATACGAAAAATCGTTAGCGAATGGGGCGGGATAA